In the Enterococcus rotai genome, ACTGAAAAAGATGTCAAAGTCTCACAAATCTATGCATTAAGCAATAACAAAATCGCCTTAGGTGTCGATTACCCTATTCGTGATATCTTTTCCATGGTTGCAGTTCCTTCATCAAATGTTGCCACGCTAATGTTGGCAAATCTTGTTTCTGATAATGATGGTGCCAGTTTTATTCGCAAAATGAACGATAAAGCGGCTGAATTAGGCATGAACAATACCACTTACTTTAACTGTAGCGGTGCGCAAATCGGTTCTTTTGAGGGCTTATATCAAGCTGAAGGTATCGACCCTAACGGCGAAAACAAATCAACCGCTAGAGATTTAGCTATTTTAACCTACAACCTACTAAAAAAATATCCAGATGTTTTACAATTCACTAGTAAACCCGTAGTTAAAACGATGGAAAATACTCCCTATGAAGAAACGTTTGAAACCTATAATTATTCCTTACCTGGTGCGAAATATGGTTATGACGGCGTAGATGGCTTAAAAACCGGATCAAGCCCGCTTGGTGGTTTTAATTATATTGCGACAGCTAAAAAAGGGGATCTCCGACTAATCGAAGTCATTTTAGGCGTAGGTTCTTGGTCTGATCAAGAAGGCGAATATGAGCGTCATCTAGCCGGAAATGCGATCTTAGACCATGCTTTTTCTACTTATGAATATAAAAAATTACTTTCTAAAGGATCAAATAAGATCGAGCAAAAAGAGATCAACCTTGAACAGGATCTCTATGGCTTTGTCAATAAGAACAGCGAGCCTAGCTTCACTCTAGCAGATGGTCAACTTTCTTTGAAGAGCGATCTCGGTCAAGTTTCACCAAATATTCCAGCTAAAAGTGTCAGCTATCAAGATTCTGAGACACAAACAGGTAATAATAATTCAGATAAAACAAACGCCCAAAAAACTAGTCAATCAGCAGAAACACCAAAAAAAGAACATAATTATTTAATCAGTAGTCTTCTAGCAGGTCTAGGTCTATTATTCTTGATTTGTTCAAGACTATTTAGAAAACGAATTGCTGGAGTTAAACGTGGTAGTCACACAATAGCCACACCGACAACTCGTTTATTCTTTACATTAGGCGCTCTATCAATACTTTCAGCAGTTGGCGCATTCCTATTTTTATAAAAAACAAAGGAGAGAGAAGCAGTGTTCCGCTTCTCTCTCCTTTTAAACTATCTTTTAAAAGCCCATATTCGATAAAGTATTCACAACACCCATGATTTCATCATGGCGTTTGATTTTTTTATCCACAGGACCATCTACTTCTTGAACATCCACTCGCACAACAAAACGACGGTTCAATGTTACAAAGTCCTCTTCATTCACTCGAATATTAAAAACATCATTTGTAAATGACACACAAGCATCTTCCCACACTTTAAATGGGTCTTTATCAGAAATAATCTCTCTTTTTACTACTGACTTCCCACTTAGTTCATGGAACGTTACATCATAATACTTTGACATAAATAGTCACCTCTTTACTTTCTTCTCTTTCATTATAACGGTAAAAAATAGAATCACAAACTATTTCCCATTATTCGACATTTTGGATTTGCTCACGGATTTTTTCTAGGATCGTTTTCATTTGAACCACAATATTTTTGATTTCGATTGGGCTAGATTTTGATCCGATCGTATTAACTTCACGATTCATTTCCTGCATCAGAAAATCTAATTCTCGACCAACAGGTTCTGATTGATACAATAATTCTTGTAGTTTGTCCACATGAATTGCTAAACGATCTAATTCTTCATGGATATCGCCTTTTTCCAGTAAAATCGCAAGTTCTGTCAGCAAACGAGCTTCGTCTACTTGTTCACCTAACCAATCATTTATCTTTGCTTCAAATTTTTCACGGTAATCCTTTTCATAGATTTCCACAAATCCGGCTAATTCATGAACCAGATCGATGAACTCTTGACTATATCCAGTCAAAACTTGCTGGATTTTTTGACCTTCCTGCAGACGGCTAGCATCAATTCGTTCAACCGCTTTTCTGACAGAATCTAAAATAAGGTCACCAAAGGTTTCATCAGCTTCTTGTTTCTCAGTCACTTCAACATAATCTGAATTATTCAGTAGTTGGTTGATATTTTGCTCAGGATTAAATTCTGATTGAGGATAATTAGCTGCCATCTCTTGCTTGATCTCACTCAATAATTGATGGATCAGCTCCCAATGTACTTGCACTTCCTTGTTGCCACTGCCCGTTTGCTTGATATTGATGTAGGCTTCGATCCGACCACGTTGTAGCGTTTCTTTCATCAATTGACGGAT is a window encoding:
- a CDS encoding YicC/YloC family endoribonuclease, yielding MKSMTGFGKETFLNDTYQIDVEIKSVNQRFLDIQLRMPKEVNPYEMAIRQLMKETLQRGRIEAYINIKQTGSGNKEVQVHWELIHQLLSEIKQEMAANYPQSEFNPEQNINQLLNNSDYVEVTEKQEADETFGDLILDSVRKAVERIDASRLQEGQKIQQVLTGYSQEFIDLVHELAGFVEIYEKDYREKFEAKINDWLGEQVDEARLLTELAILLEKGDIHEELDRLAIHVDKLQELLYQSEPVGRELDFLMQEMNREVNTIGSKSSPIEIKNIVVQMKTILEKIREQIQNVE
- a CDS encoding DUF1958 domain-containing protein, with translation MFTRITLLKTISSLLLIACILLGSFAQTSYAQEDLMEFAEKTGFPVKEAYRPKASIVIDADSGQILWEDQPDLAWSPASIAKVMTMYLAFEAMEQGKFDLDTTITATEKDVKVSQIYALSNNKIALGVDYPIRDIFSMVAVPSSNVATLMLANLVSDNDGASFIRKMNDKAAELGMNNTTYFNCSGAQIGSFEGLYQAEGIDPNGENKSTARDLAILTYNLLKKYPDVLQFTSKPVVKTMENTPYEETFETYNYSLPGAKYGYDGVDGLKTGSSPLGGFNYIATAKKGDLRLIEVILGVGSWSDQEGEYERHLAGNAILDHAFSTYEYKKLLSKGSNKIEQKEINLEQDLYGFVNKNSEPSFTLADGQLSLKSDLGQVSPNIPAKSVSYQDSETQTGNNNSDKTNAQKTSQSAETPKKEHNYLISSLLAGLGLLFLICSRLFRKRIAGVKRGSHTIATPTTRLFFTLGALSILSAVGAFLFL